Proteins encoded by one window of Cupriavidus sp. EM10:
- a CDS encoding DUF2863 family protein yields the protein MAGFRPKSSTRLSPDAERLVADALALDASGSRMEDGYWERRLSQRLYRLLKNGSQTALDAALEHLFKHNADASDVLAEQAETLAESATIEIDGVKHDALLIAAPILAHTRYAIPSGALKPELAQTLAVHLQAHVLANSTKVALSPYLYSIDQLPRSHSDTFALTHKLASAALAGAMPKVDLKDLPETAPILADPRYLLAVVVAPHEGALFRWQEDAKEHHAERSVCLEQWRNQVQPTVAVLLPGCEFELLPPDAFFLSCRESDKSIRPLTVRAAVNYLCGTLDIPAGQLAAVVAGFGEEVVEEYRVGFTMRGEKDVIYGIVWPVYGRESGEIDAEEKGNPVEQICEELRNAGVEDIFRHAALFDPEYCEDCGTPLYADRSGEIVHAELPEDAPTQQPLFH from the coding sequence ATGGCAGGTTTTCGCCCCAAGTCTTCTACCCGACTCTCGCCCGACGCCGAGCGCCTGGTGGCCGATGCACTGGCCCTGGACGCCTCGGGCAGCCGCATGGAGGACGGATACTGGGAGCGGCGGCTGTCCCAGCGGCTCTATCGCCTGCTGAAGAACGGCAGCCAGACCGCCCTCGACGCGGCGCTCGAACACCTGTTCAAGCACAATGCCGATGCGTCCGACGTGCTGGCCGAGCAGGCCGAGACGCTGGCCGAATCGGCCACGATCGAGATCGACGGCGTCAAGCATGACGCCCTGCTGATCGCCGCCCCGATCCTGGCCCACACGCGCTACGCCATCCCGTCCGGCGCCCTGAAGCCCGAACTGGCCCAGACCCTGGCGGTGCACCTGCAGGCCCACGTGCTGGCCAACAGCACCAAGGTGGCCCTGTCACCCTACCTCTACAGCATCGACCAGCTGCCGCGCAGCCATAGCGACACGTTCGCGCTGACGCACAAGCTGGCATCGGCCGCGCTGGCCGGCGCGATGCCCAAGGTCGACCTGAAGGACCTGCCCGAGACGGCCCCGATCCTGGCCGATCCGCGTTACCTGCTGGCCGTGGTGGTGGCGCCGCACGAGGGCGCGCTGTTCCGCTGGCAGGAAGACGCCAAGGAGCACCACGCCGAGCGCTCGGTCTGCCTGGAGCAATGGCGCAACCAGGTGCAGCCGACCGTGGCCGTGCTGCTGCCGGGCTGCGAGTTCGAACTGCTGCCGCCCGACGCGTTCTTCCTGTCGTGCCGCGAATCCGACAAGAGCATCCGCCCGCTGACCGTGCGCGCCGCCGTGAACTACCTGTGCGGCACGCTTGACATCCCGGCCGGCCAGCTGGCCGCCGTGGTGGCCGGCTTTGGCGAGGAAGTGGTCGAGGAATACCGCGTCGGCTTCACGATGCGCGGCGAAAAGGATGTGATCTACGGCATTGTCTGGCCCGTGTACGGCCGCGAGTCCGGCGAGATCGATGCCGAGGAGAAAGGCAATCCGGTGGAGCAGATCTGCGAGGAACTGCGCAACGCCGGCGTCGAGGACATTTTCCGCCACGCCGCGCTGTTCGATCCGGAATACTGCGAGGACTGCGGCACGCCGCTCTATGCGGACCGCTCCGGCGAGATCGTCCACGCCGAACTGCCCGAGGACGCGCCCACCCAGCAGCCGCTGTTCCACTGA
- a CDS encoding tRNA (guanosine(46)-N(7))-methyltransferase TrmB yields MFANSRTISSAQTDIHEHLAARVQRHLAEPFRKPVGAPSQQAFDAAIDAWQRAGGKPLIIDAGCGIGESTLRLATAFPDHYVIGIDQSEKRLTAGKDWWDAEMPANFHWARADLVDVWRLLQQGGVPVVRHYVLYPNPWPKIGHLGRRWQGHAVFPALAACGDYLECRSNWKIYIDEFAAALTMLGRPTQTEAWQPDTPMTPFERKYGASGQGLWRCTNLRGMHQP; encoded by the coding sequence ATGTTTGCCAATTCCCGCACCATTTCGTCGGCGCAGACCGATATCCACGAGCATCTGGCCGCGCGCGTCCAGCGTCATCTGGCCGAGCCGTTCCGCAAGCCTGTCGGGGCGCCAAGCCAACAGGCGTTTGATGCCGCCATCGACGCCTGGCAGCGTGCGGGCGGCAAGCCCCTGATTATCGACGCCGGCTGCGGCATCGGCGAGAGCACGCTGCGGCTGGCCACGGCGTTTCCCGACCATTACGTGATTGGCATCGATCAGTCCGAAAAGCGATTAACCGCCGGCAAGGACTGGTGGGACGCCGAGATGCCGGCGAATTTTCATTGGGCGCGGGCCGACCTTGTCGATGTCTGGCGCCTGCTGCAGCAGGGCGGAGTGCCCGTGGTGCGGCACTATGTGCTCTATCCGAATCCATGGCCCAAGATCGGCCACCTGGGCCGGCGCTGGCAGGGCCATGCGGTGTTTCCCGCGCTGGCCGCGTGCGGCGACTACCTGGAGTGCCGCAGCAACTGGAAGATCTATATCGACGAATTCGCGGCGGCGCTGACGATGCTGGGCCGTCCGACCCAGACCGAAGCCTGGCAGCCGGACACGCCCATGACGCCGTTCGAACGCAAGTACGGCGCTTCCGGCCAGGGTCTGTGGCGCTGCACCAACCTGCGTGGCATGCATCAGCCATGA
- a CDS encoding ABC transporter substrate-binding protein, whose protein sequence is MIRRTLLQASVSIALSAAALTLIPVHAAHAEDLRIGLAADVTSMDPHWNNAGPNNAIALHVFESLVFMDKNARYIPGLALSWKPVNAITWEIKLRPNVKWHDGAPFTSDDVKASLERPEKLTNAPGSFTSYTKPIARIDTPDALTVRLTMNVPNYANLANDLNSVPIMPKKIAADLNQADFDAGKTMIGTGPYKFVRFARGQEIVMQRNPDYWGPKPEFDRAIFRILTDNGARTAALLAGDVDVIESIPAADVAKLKQNPKFKIEQTTSWRTIFWQMDQSRDNPPFVTDKAGKPLGKNPFKDARVRAAISKALNRDAIVSRIMEGLAVPASSIVSPQIFGHPGTKPEAYDVEGAKKLLAQAGYPDGFALTLHATNNRYLNDAQVAQATAGMLTRIGIQTKVETLPVAAYFTRARQGDFAFEMLGWGSAAADVALRSITGTPNPKTGYGTWNWGKYSNPKLDQLIEKSLTTVSSDKDREQNARAAAKFALDDHAIIPSHSQLAMWAMRKGLKYEARTDEWSLAQFFHKE, encoded by the coding sequence ATGATCCGCCGCACGCTGCTGCAAGCATCCGTCTCGATAGCGCTGAGCGCCGCCGCGCTGACGCTGATTCCCGTCCACGCCGCCCACGCCGAGGACCTGCGCATCGGCCTGGCCGCCGACGTGACTTCGATGGACCCGCACTGGAACAACGCGGGCCCGAACAACGCCATCGCTCTGCATGTCTTCGAGTCGCTGGTGTTCATGGACAAGAACGCCCGCTACATTCCCGGCCTGGCGCTGTCGTGGAAACCGGTCAACGCCATCACCTGGGAAATCAAGCTGCGCCCCAACGTGAAATGGCATGACGGCGCGCCGTTCACCAGCGACGACGTCAAGGCATCGCTGGAGCGGCCCGAGAAGCTGACCAACGCGCCGGGGTCGTTCACCAGCTACACCAAGCCGATCGCGCGCATCGACACACCCGACGCGCTGACGGTGCGGCTGACGATGAATGTGCCGAACTACGCCAACCTGGCCAACGACCTGAACAGCGTGCCGATCATGCCGAAGAAGATCGCGGCGGACCTGAACCAGGCCGATTTCGACGCGGGCAAGACCATGATCGGCACCGGCCCGTACAAGTTCGTCCGCTTCGCGCGGGGCCAGGAAATCGTGATGCAGCGCAACCCCGACTACTGGGGCCCGAAGCCCGAATTCGACCGCGCCATCTTCCGCATCCTGACCGATAACGGCGCGCGCACCGCCGCGCTGCTGGCCGGCGATGTCGACGTGATCGAGAGCATCCCGGCCGCCGATGTGGCCAAACTCAAGCAAAATCCGAAGTTCAAGATCGAGCAGACCACGTCGTGGCGCACGATCTTCTGGCAGATGGATCAGTCGCGCGACAATCCGCCCTTTGTCACCGACAAGGCCGGCAAGCCGCTGGGCAAGAATCCGTTCAAGGATGCCCGCGTGCGTGCGGCGATCAGCAAGGCGCTGAACCGCGACGCCATTGTCAGCCGCATCATGGAAGGGCTGGCCGTGCCGGCGTCGTCGATCGTCTCGCCGCAGATCTTTGGCCATCCGGGCACCAAGCCAGAGGCCTATGACGTCGAAGGCGCGAAAAAGCTGCTGGCCCAGGCCGGCTACCCGGACGGCTTTGCGCTGACGCTGCATGCCACCAACAATCGCTACCTGAACGATGCCCAGGTCGCCCAGGCCACCGCCGGCATGCTGACGCGCATCGGCATCCAGACCAAGGTGGAAACGCTGCCCGTGGCCGCGTACTTCACGCGGGCCCGCCAGGGCGACTTCGCCTTCGAGATGCTGGGCTGGGGTTCGGCCGCCGCCGACGTGGCGTTGCGTTCGATCACGGGCACGCCAAACCCGAAGACCGGCTATGGCACGTGGAACTGGGGCAAGTACAGCAATCCGAAGCTGGATCAGCTGATCGAGAAATCGCTGACCACGGTGTCGAGCGACAAGGACCGCGAGCAGAACGCCCGCGCGGCCGCGAAGTTCGCGCTGGACGACCACGCCATCATCCCCTCGCACAGCCAGCTGGCGATGTGGGCCATGCGCAAGGGGCTGAAGTACGAGGCGCGCACCGACGAATGGTCGCTGGCGCAGTTTTTCCACAAGGAGTGA
- a CDS encoding spermidine synthase gives MTLLKRKSIEAVASRRPARGNRESSRKNLSKDADEKRMKPRFAPVTFSEMDGVRYLHFGTEWVQGAMRLRKPEAIELEYAQQMMAWLLFLSPSSADFHVAQLGLGAAALTKFCHRHFAKAQVTAVELNPAVIVAGRSMFGLREDDARLSVREQDAWDYVMDGANTAAIDALQVDLYDATARGPVLDTTAFYRACRRVLKAPGVMTINLFGDHDSFPKNIERICDAFDNRVLVFPEVHDGNIIALAFNGPAIDVSWEALEARAAVIEDSTKLPARDWVKKLRAANARQEERLVI, from the coding sequence ATGACGCTTCTGAAACGCAAATCGATCGAGGCCGTGGCCTCGCGCCGCCCCGCACGTGGCAACCGTGAGTCCTCGCGCAAGAATCTCTCAAAGGACGCAGACGAAAAACGCATGAAGCCGCGCTTCGCGCCGGTGACGTTTTCCGAGATGGATGGCGTGCGCTACCTGCATTTCGGCACCGAATGGGTACAGGGCGCGATGCGCCTGCGCAAGCCCGAGGCCATCGAACTGGAATACGCCCAGCAGATGATGGCGTGGCTGCTGTTCCTGTCGCCGTCGTCGGCGGACTTCCATGTGGCCCAGCTGGGCCTGGGCGCGGCGGCGCTGACCAAGTTCTGCCATCGTCATTTCGCCAAGGCGCAGGTTACGGCGGTGGAGCTGAACCCGGCGGTGATCGTGGCGGGCCGCAGCATGTTCGGCCTGCGCGAAGACGACGCCCGCTTGTCGGTGCGCGAGCAGGACGCGTGGGACTACGTGATGGATGGCGCCAACACGGCTGCCATCGACGCGCTGCAGGTGGATCTGTACGACGCCACGGCGCGCGGCCCGGTGCTGGACACCACGGCGTTCTATCGCGCCTGCCGACGCGTGCTGAAGGCGCCCGGCGTGATGACCATCAACCTGTTCGGCGACCACGACAGCTTTCCGAAGAACATCGAGCGGATTTGCGACGCCTTCGACAATCGCGTGCTGGTGTTCCCGGAAGTGCACGACGGCAACATCATCGCCCTGGCCTTCAATGGGCCGGCGATCGATGTGTCATGGGAAGCGCTGGAGGCGCGGGCCGCCGTGATCGAGGATTCGACGAAGCTGCCGGCCCGCGACTGGGTCAAGAAGCTGCGCGCGGCGAATGCGAGGCAGGAAGAACGGCTGGTGATTTAA
- a CDS encoding tetratricopeptide repeat protein, translated as MLSSLGLGGIGGIGLHVIVAIFFAVHAVRTHQNMYWLLLLFLFPGLGSIVYFFAIYLPGLRQSRGAQVAKRAINQIVDPGRAVREARQAFDRAPTVDHRMRLGAALLDAGNPAEALQHYEAAANGPFASDPALLEGLARAQLATGRHAEAQATLEKLFAGNPRARDQSDPSLLYAQALAAQGAPGTRDAFERALTNASDVAARCLFADWLARQPEAADRERAKSLYSEIVHDARHWPRHAREHNREWLQRAQTALGQ; from the coding sequence ATGTTGTCTTCCCTTGGTCTCGGCGGTATTGGCGGCATTGGGCTGCATGTCATCGTGGCGATCTTCTTTGCCGTGCATGCCGTCCGTACCCACCAGAACATGTACTGGCTGCTGTTGCTGTTCCTGTTCCCGGGGCTCGGCAGCATCGTCTATTTCTTTGCCATCTACCTGCCCGGCCTGCGCCAGTCGCGCGGCGCGCAGGTGGCCAAGCGCGCCATCAACCAGATCGTCGACCCTGGCCGGGCCGTGCGCGAGGCGCGCCAGGCCTTCGACCGCGCGCCCACCGTCGATCACCGCATGCGCCTGGGCGCCGCGCTGCTCGACGCGGGCAACCCGGCCGAGGCGCTGCAGCACTACGAGGCGGCGGCCAACGGCCCGTTCGCATCGGACCCGGCGCTGCTGGAAGGACTGGCTCGCGCGCAATTGGCCACGGGCCGTCATGCGGAAGCGCAGGCCACGCTGGAAAAGCTGTTTGCGGGCAATCCACGCGCCCGCGACCAATCCGATCCGTCGCTGCTGTATGCCCAGGCACTGGCCGCGCAGGGTGCGCCCGGCACGCGCGACGCCTTCGAGCGGGCGCTGACCAATGCCAGCGACGTGGCCGCGCGCTGCCTGTTTGCCGACTGGCTGGCCAGGCAGCCCGAGGCGGCCGACCGCGAACGCGCGAAGTCGCTGTATTCCGAAATCGTTCATGACGCGCGCCACTGGCCGCGCCATGCCCGCGAACATAATCGCGAATGGCTGCAGCGCGCGCAAACCGCGCTGGGCCAATGA
- a CDS encoding helix-turn-helix transcriptional regulator, whose protein sequence is MPNPNDTDPLSSVFAALADPTRRAILARLAEGEAPVSELARPFDMSAPAISRHLRVLADAGLIEREVNARWRICHLRPGALRDAHGWLEAYRRHWEDNLDRLVAFVEQAQSDTDVISKQGNKS, encoded by the coding sequence ATGCCGAATCCCAACGACACCGATCCGCTTTCGTCCGTCTTCGCCGCACTGGCCGACCCTACGCGGCGCGCGATTCTGGCGCGGCTGGCCGAAGGCGAGGCGCCGGTCAGCGAGCTGGCGCGGCCGTTCGACATGTCGGCCCCGGCCATCTCGCGGCACTTGCGCGTGCTGGCCGATGCAGGGCTGATCGAGCGCGAGGTCAATGCTCGCTGGCGCATTTGCCATCTGCGGCCCGGCGCGCTGCGTGATGCGCATGGCTGGCTGGAGGCGTATCGCCGGCACTGGGAAGACAACCTCGACAGGCTGGTGGCCTTTGTCGAGCAGGCGCAATCCGACACCGATGTCATATCGAAGCAGGGGAACAAGTCATGA
- a CDS encoding SRPBCC domain-containing protein, which translates to MSEAATFHLEMTRQIRAPRERVFDAFTDQAALASWHCPRGMSVVEARADARVGGTYRLVIGARDGEKHIVNGEYQTLDRANFLAYTWEWEGGAELPPGMRTLIEVTLTDKDGGTHMHMRHSGFPDAAMRDAHVTGWQSVFNNLLDYLDPEGSAATLTIYGDGRSTYVRTVRLALEEKGLRYTLDPLTPRDDALVAHNPFGRIPAFADGPIEFYETRAILSYINDVFGGTSLVPQTGPTARARCEQWISLINCHAYDTMVRRYVLQYVFPKGENGQPDRQTIDAAVPEMEKQLDVLEQAYGGRDFLVGNALSMADLFLAPIVEYLGMFPESQALLETRPNIRRGHAVMRARPSYAATQPKFD; encoded by the coding sequence ATGAGCGAAGCCGCGACCTTTCATCTGGAAATGACCCGTCAGATCCGCGCGCCGCGCGAGCGCGTGTTCGATGCCTTTACCGACCAGGCCGCGCTGGCCAGCTGGCATTGCCCGCGCGGCATGAGCGTGGTCGAAGCCCGCGCCGACGCCCGGGTGGGCGGCACGTACCGGCTTGTGATCGGCGCCCGCGATGGCGAGAAGCACATCGTCAACGGCGAATACCAGACACTCGACCGCGCCAATTTCCTGGCCTACACATGGGAATGGGAAGGTGGCGCGGAACTGCCGCCCGGCATGCGCACGCTAATCGAGGTGACCCTGACCGACAAGGACGGCGGCACCCACATGCATATGCGCCACAGCGGCTTCCCCGATGCGGCGATGCGCGATGCGCACGTCACCGGCTGGCAGTCGGTGTTCAACAACCTGCTGGACTACCTGGACCCCGAAGGCAGCGCCGCCACGCTGACCATCTACGGCGATGGCCGCAGCACCTATGTGCGCACGGTGCGGCTGGCGCTGGAGGAAAAGGGGCTGCGCTACACGCTGGACCCGCTGACGCCGCGCGACGACGCCCTGGTTGCCCACAACCCGTTCGGACGCATCCCGGCCTTCGCCGATGGTCCGATCGAGTTCTACGAAACCCGGGCGATCCTGAGCTATATCAACGACGTCTTCGGCGGCACCAGCTTGGTTCCACAGACCGGCCCCACCGCCCGCGCACGATGCGAGCAGTGGATCAGCCTCATCAACTGCCACGCCTACGACACCATGGTGCGTCGCTACGTGCTGCAGTACGTGTTCCCGAAGGGCGAGAACGGCCAGCCCGACCGCCAGACCATCGACGCTGCCGTGCCAGAAATGGAGAAACAGCTAGACGTGCTGGAGCAGGCGTACGGCGGCAGGGATTTCCTGGTAGGCAATGCGCTGTCGATGGCGGACCTGTTTCTGGCGCCAATCGTCGAGTATCTGGGGATGTTTCCGGAAAGCCAGGCCCTGCTGGAAACGCGGCCCAATATCCGGCGCGGCCATGCGGTCATGCGTGCGCGGCCGAGCTACGCGGCGACGCAGCCGAAATTCGACTGA
- a CDS encoding DNA-deoxyinosine glycosylase, whose translation MTTKRSFPPVVDQHTRVLVLGSLPGEVSLAQSQYYAHKQNRFWHLMGDVLGVDLVALDYEQRLSTLRKHRVGLWDVVAEARREGSLDSSIRDHQGNDLIGLIATLPKLRAIAFNGGTAAKIGEKTLGEHADQHAIVKLPSSSPAYTLAYAEKLIAWQALREWLA comes from the coding sequence ATGACCACCAAACGCAGCTTCCCCCCGGTCGTCGACCAGCACACCCGCGTGCTGGTGCTCGGCAGCCTGCCGGGCGAAGTGTCCCTGGCGCAATCGCAGTACTACGCGCACAAGCAGAACCGTTTCTGGCACCTGATGGGCGACGTGCTCGGCGTCGACCTGGTCGCGCTCGACTATGAACAGCGGCTGTCCACGCTACGCAAGCACCGCGTGGGCCTGTGGGATGTCGTGGCCGAAGCGCGCCGCGAGGGCAGCCTCGACAGCAGCATCCGCGATCACCAGGGCAACGACCTGATCGGCCTGATTGCCACCCTGCCGAAGCTGCGGGCGATTGCCTTCAACGGCGGCACGGCGGCAAAGATCGGAGAAAAGACCCTCGGCGAACACGCGGACCAGCACGCCATCGTAAAACTGCCATCCAGCAGCCCGGCCTATACGCTGGCCTATGCGGAAAAGCTGATTGCGTGGCAGGCGCTGCGGGAGTGGCTGGCCTGA
- the htpG gene encoding molecular chaperone HtpG yields MTAPHETMSFQAEVKQLLHLMIHSLYSNKEIFLRELVSNASDATDKLRFEAIANPALLENDADLAIRIEADPASRTLKITDNGIGMSRDEAIRNLGTIARSGTKEFFQQLSGDQQKDAALIGQFGVGFYSAFIVADKVTVETRRAGLAASEAVRWESAGDGEFTIDAIDRAERGTTITLHLREGEDDFLSSYRLQHIIRKYSDHISLPIRMPKEEWDAEAQQQKLTGEWESVNQASALWTRSKSDITDEQYQAFYQHIAHDHDAPLAWTHNRVEGRSEYTQLLYIPARAPFDLWDRNRKAGLKLYVKRVFIMDDADQLLPSYLRWVKGVVDSADLPLNVSRELLQESRDVKAIREGCTKRVLSMLETLADSDDEADRAKYKTFWEQFGQVLKEGMGEDHANAGRIAKLLRFATTHNDTAEQSVSLAEYVGRMKEGQDKIYYVTADAWAPAKSSPHLEVFRKKGIEVVLLTDRVDEWMLSYLHDFEGKELVSVARGDLDLGALADEAEKAEQEKASTEWKDVVERAKAVLEGQAKDVRVTLRLTDSASCLVSDEGDMSGYLQRLLKQAGQKAPDAQPILELNPEHALVKKLRDQPEGDGFSDRVRVLFDQALLAEGGMLEDPAAYVARVNRLLA; encoded by the coding sequence ATGACCGCACCGCACGAAACGATGAGCTTCCAGGCGGAAGTGAAGCAGTTGCTGCACCTGATGATCCACTCGCTGTACAGCAACAAGGAAATCTTCCTGCGCGAGCTGGTTTCGAACGCTTCGGACGCCACCGACAAGCTGCGCTTCGAGGCGATCGCCAATCCGGCCCTGCTCGAGAACGACGCCGACCTGGCGATCCGCATCGAGGCCGACCCGGCCTCCCGCACCCTGAAGATCACCGACAACGGCATCGGCATGAGCCGCGACGAGGCGATCCGCAACCTGGGCACCATCGCCCGGTCGGGCACCAAGGAATTCTTCCAGCAGCTGTCGGGCGACCAGCAGAAGGACGCCGCGCTGATCGGCCAGTTCGGCGTGGGCTTCTATTCGGCGTTTATCGTCGCCGACAAGGTCACTGTGGAAACGCGCCGCGCCGGCCTGGCCGCCAGCGAGGCCGTGCGCTGGGAAAGCGCCGGCGATGGCGAATTCACGATTGACGCGATCGACCGCGCCGAGCGCGGCACCACGATCACGCTGCATCTGCGCGAAGGCGAGGACGATTTCCTGTCGTCGTACCGCCTGCAGCACATCATCCGCAAGTACTCGGACCATATCTCGCTGCCGATCCGCATGCCCAAGGAAGAATGGGATGCCGAGGCCCAGCAGCAGAAGCTGACCGGCGAGTGGGAGAGCGTGAACCAGGCCAGCGCGCTGTGGACGCGCAGCAAGTCCGACATCACCGACGAGCAGTACCAGGCGTTCTACCAGCACATCGCCCACGACCACGACGCGCCGCTGGCCTGGACGCACAACCGCGTGGAGGGCCGCAGCGAATACACGCAGCTGCTGTACATCCCGGCCCGCGCGCCGTTCGACCTGTGGGACCGCAACCGCAAGGCCGGCCTGAAGCTGTACGTCAAGCGCGTGTTCATCATGGACGACGCCGACCAGCTGCTGCCGTCGTACCTGCGCTGGGTCAAGGGCGTAGTGGATTCGGCGGACCTGCCGCTGAACGTATCGCGCGAACTGCTGCAGGAAAGCCGCGACGTGAAGGCCATCCGCGAAGGCTGCACCAAGCGCGTGCTGTCGATGCTGGAGACGCTGGCCGATAGCGACGACGAAGCCGACCGCGCCAAGTACAAGACGTTCTGGGAACAGTTCGGCCAGGTGCTCAAGGAAGGCATGGGCGAGGACCACGCCAACGCCGGGCGTATCGCCAAACTGTTGCGCTTTGCCACGACGCACAACGACACGGCCGAGCAGTCGGTGTCGCTGGCCGAGTACGTGGGCCGCATGAAGGAAGGCCAGGACAAGATCTACTACGTCACGGCCGATGCCTGGGCGCCGGCCAAGTCGAGCCCGCACCTTGAGGTGTTCCGCAAGAAGGGCATCGAAGTGGTGCTGCTGACCGACCGCGTCGACGAATGGATGCTGTCGTACCTGCACGACTTCGAGGGCAAGGAACTGGTGTCCGTGGCCCGTGGCGACCTGGACCTGGGCGCGTTGGCCGACGAAGCCGAGAAGGCAGAGCAGGAAAAGGCGTCCACCGAATGGAAGGACGTGGTGGAGCGCGCCAAGGCCGTGCTCGAAGGCCAGGCCAAGGACGTGCGCGTGACGCTGCGCCTGACAGATTCGGCTTCGTGCCTGGTGTCGGACGAGGGCGACATGAGCGGCTATCTGCAGCGCCTGCTGAAGCAGGCCGGCCAGAAGGCGCCCGACGCCCAGCCGATCCTGGAACTGAACCCCGAGCACGCGCTGGTGAAGAAGCTGCGCGACCAGCCCGAGGGCGATGGCTTCAGCGACCGCGTGCGCGTGCTGTTCGACCAGGCCCTGCTGGCCGAGGGCGGCATGCTGGAAGATCCGGCGGCCTATGTGGCACGGGTGAACCGGCTGCTGGCCTGA
- a CDS encoding PLP-dependent aminotransferase family protein, translating into MPAAGHPQLPDPIPSAQMTLVEQLTEWARLRIDERVFRAGMRMPSIRQLASEKGISRFTVVEAYERLVALGYLESRRGSGFYVRDRVPHPSVAAPLASPAIRNVDVTWLLRSMFHSAESHKAPGWGFLPTEWLDGELLSGAMRSLGRQPGGHFLASGTPMGFLPLRQQLRTRLEELEIGVTPEQIVMTSGITQAFDLIARQFLHPGDTVVVGDPAWFVMFARFATQGANVIGVPYTADGPDLEALERIAQAHKPKLVVVNSVLHNPTGTSLSAARAFRLLQLAEQYGFTIVEDDIYCDLCPPGHAATRLASLDQLKRVIYLGSFSKTLAANLRVGYIAASPELAVTLTDSKLVTGMATPEINERVVYKVLTEGHYRKHTERVRVRLDRARDETREQLERLGLRIFPGQVAGMYLWADTGVDTNVIATAGHEEGYLFAPGSLFSPSQMPSTWTRFNVASSSDPGMLRFLAGQMERLSGLPASSGT; encoded by the coding sequence ATGCCGGCGGCCGGCCATCCCCAGTTGCCCGACCCGATCCCGTCCGCCCAGATGACGCTGGTCGAACAGCTGACCGAATGGGCGCGGCTGCGCATCGACGAGCGGGTGTTCCGGGCCGGGATGCGCATGCCGTCGATCCGCCAGCTGGCATCGGAAAAGGGGATTTCGCGCTTTACCGTGGTCGAAGCCTACGAGCGCCTGGTGGCGCTGGGCTATCTGGAATCGCGGCGCGGCTCGGGGTTCTATGTGCGCGACCGCGTGCCCCATCCGTCCGTGGCGGCGCCGCTGGCCTCGCCGGCCATCCGCAATGTCGATGTCACGTGGCTGCTGCGCAGCATGTTCCATTCCGCCGAGAGCCACAAGGCGCCGGGCTGGGGATTCCTGCCCACCGAATGGCTCGATGGCGAATTGCTGTCGGGCGCCATGCGCAGCCTGGGGCGGCAGCCCGGCGGCCATTTCCTGGCCAGCGGCACGCCGATGGGCTTCCTGCCGCTGCGGCAGCAGTTGCGCACGCGGCTGGAGGAACTGGAAATCGGCGTCACGCCCGAGCAGATCGTGATGACGTCGGGCATCACCCAGGCCTTCGACCTGATCGCGCGCCAGTTCCTGCATCCGGGCGATACGGTGGTTGTGGGCGATCCGGCCTGGTTCGTGATGTTTGCCCGCTTTGCCACGCAGGGTGCCAACGTGATCGGCGTGCCCTACACGGCCGACGGCCCCGACCTGGAGGCCCTGGAGCGCATCGCGCAGGCGCACAAGCCCAAGCTGGTGGTGGTCAATTCGGTGCTGCACAACCCCACGGGCACGTCGCTGTCCGCCGCGCGGGCGTTCCGGCTGCTGCAACTGGCCGAGCAGTACGGCTTCACGATCGTCGAGGACGATATTTATTGCGACCTCTGCCCGCCCGGCCATGCGGCCACGCGGCTGGCCAGCCTGGACCAGCTCAAGCGGGTGATCTACCTGGGCAGTTTTTCCAAGACGCTGGCCGCCAACCTGCGCGTGGGCTATATCGCCGCCAGCCCGGAACTGGCCGTGACATTGACCGACAGCAAGCTGGTGACGGGCATGGCCACGCCGGAAATCAACGAACGCGTGGTCTACAAGGTGCTGACCGAGGGGCATTACCGCAAGCACACCGAGCGCGTTCGGGTGCGGCTGGACCGCGCCCGCGACGAAACGCGCGAGCAGCTGGAGCGGCTGGGCCTGCGCATCTTCCCCGGGCAGGTGGCCGGCATGTACCTGTGGGCCGATACCGGCGTGGATACCAATGTGATTGCTACGGCCGGCCACGAGGAAGGGTATCTGTTCGCCCCGGGCAGCCTGTTCTCGCCGTCGCAGATGCCGTCGACCTGGACCCGCTTCAACGTGGCCAGCAGCAGCGATCCGGGCATGCTGCGCTTCCTGGCCGGCCAGATGGAGCGCCTGTCGGGCCTGCCGGCCAGCTCTGGTACCTGA